CGCAAAAGAGCGCGGCGCGCTGGCATTGGAGCTTTATGTCGTCAACACGGTGCCCGCCGGTCCGGACGTTGATCTGCCGGGAACCCTGCCCGATCATCTGGCCTATCAGGCAAGGCTGGAAGCAGAAGGAAAGCTTGCGTTTGCCGGACCGGTGTCGGATGCGTCGGGAGAAAACATGACCGGGGAAGGCATGATCATCTACCGTGCCGCCTCGCTTGAAGAGGCAGACGCGTTGGCAGCCGCTGATCCCATGCACAGCCGGGGCGTCAGGACCTATTCCCTGCGCCGCTGGCTGATCAACGAGGGCAGCTTTTCGCTGTCCGTCGGTCTCTCCACCAAGGCTGTCGATTTTTCCTGACGCCGACGCGGCCGTTCTTCCTTTGGACAATTGGGGGCACGCCGAAGGTTTCTTATCTTAAGGGCAGCCATGCCCACGGAACCAGATGTCTGGAGATCCACATGTCCCTCTTCGGCGACCTGCTATCGACCATCTTCGAACGCCGCAATCTGCCGTTTTCGCCAGGCCGGCAGGACGCCCGGCCAACGGAGGAACTCATCGGTGAACTCGTCGGCGCCGCCGGTGAAATCACCGGCCTCGCCGCGGCCGGCAGCATCCTGCAGCGCTTCGAGGAAATGGATGACGACGGCAAGCTCGCCTTTTTCCGGCACCTCGCGGCAGACATGAATATCGACCCGGAGCGTGTGCGCTCAACGCTTGACGCTTATGAGGCCGACCCCAGCAAAAGAAGCTATCGCGCCTTCATGGCTGCAGTGGAACCGGACCGGCAGGAACTCATCCGCCGCCTGAACCAGATCCCCGGCGCCACCGAGCGACTGGTCCGCATGCGCTCGGACCTGTTGCGGCTTGGCGGCGAGGACCCTGCCCTTCAGGCGCTCGACCAGGATTTCCGGCACCTGTTCCTGTCCTGGTTCAACCGCGGCTTTCTTGTGCTGCGGCCGATCAGCTGGGAAAGTCCGGCCCATATCCTTGAAAAGATCATCGCCTATGAGGCGGTCCACGAGATCGAGAGCTGGGACGATCTCCGCCGGCGTCTTGTGCCCGTTGACCGCAGATGTTTTGCCTTCTTCCACCCCTCCATGCCGGATGAACCGCTGATCTTTGTGGAAGTGGCCCTGACCGCCGACATTCCAGGATCCATTCAGGGCCTGCTGGCCGAAGATCGGGAACCGATCACGGCCGAAGAAGCCCGAACCGCGGTGTTCTACTCCATCTCCAACTGCCAGGAGGGGCTTGCCGGGATTTCCTTCGGCAATTCCCTGATCAAGCAGGTGGCCGCCGATCTGTCGGCGGAACTGCCGGGACTGAAGACCTTTGTCACCCTGTCGCCGATCCCCGGCCTCACCAGATGGCTGGTTAGCGAAGACATTCCCTTTGCCGAGGCGGAGCCAAAGCATCTGCGCCAGCTGGCTGCGCATTATCTGCTGTCTGCCAAGCGACCCGACGGGCTGCCGCTCGACCCGGTGGCACGGTTTCATCTCGGCAATGGCGCCCAGGTTCACGCTGTACATGCGGACGCGGATATCTCGGAAAAAGGCCGGGTTCAGTCGGCCGGCGTCATGGTCAACTATCTCTACGACCTTGGCCGCGTCACGCAGAACCACGAGCGCTACGCCACACAAAAAGAAATTGCCGCCTCCTCGGACATACGTGGATTGGAGGCTGCCGCCAGGAAGCAGGATTTCAGGCGGCAGGTGGCTGCACCATCCGCCGTGTAGAAGCGCCCTTTGACGTCCTTGTTTCGGCAAATCCTTTCGCAAGTTTGAGAAGGGTGCGCAAAGTCGCGCGCCCAGCCTGATCTATTCCGGCCACACCTCCCCTCGGTCGTTTGAAGCAACATGCCGACGGCATGATCAGAACAATCGATGCTTCATTGCATTCGGAATTAAAATCGATATTATATCTGCATAACAATATAAATCGACAGGAGGAGAGAATGGCACGGAATCTGGTTCG
This genomic interval from Labrenzia sp. VG12 contains the following:
- a CDS encoding YciI family protein, translating into MPKWTEYKRIAKERGALALELYVVNTVPAGPDVDLPGTLPDHLAYQARLEAEGKLAFAGPVSDASGENMTGEGMIIYRAASLEEADALAAADPMHSRGVRTYSLRRWLINEGSFSLSVGLSTKAVDFS
- a CDS encoding malonyl-CoA decarboxylase, with translation MSLFGDLLSTIFERRNLPFSPGRQDARPTEELIGELVGAAGEITGLAAAGSILQRFEEMDDDGKLAFFRHLAADMNIDPERVRSTLDAYEADPSKRSYRAFMAAVEPDRQELIRRLNQIPGATERLVRMRSDLLRLGGEDPALQALDQDFRHLFLSWFNRGFLVLRPISWESPAHILEKIIAYEAVHEIESWDDLRRRLVPVDRRCFAFFHPSMPDEPLIFVEVALTADIPGSIQGLLAEDREPITAEEARTAVFYSISNCQEGLAGISFGNSLIKQVAADLSAELPGLKTFVTLSPIPGLTRWLVSEDIPFAEAEPKHLRQLAAHYLLSAKRPDGLPLDPVARFHLGNGAQVHAVHADADISEKGRVQSAGVMVNYLYDLGRVTQNHERYATQKEIAASSDIRGLEAAARKQDFRRQVAAPSAV